Proteins co-encoded in one Ictalurus furcatus strain D&B chromosome 9, Billie_1.0, whole genome shotgun sequence genomic window:
- the ankrd1a gene encoding ankyrin repeat domain-containing protein 1, whose amino-acid sequence MGLLRVADLVTGRSSEEKEAEHVCVEVGEYESAVTREKQDGTHTHTLLSDNTQDTQHNLKLNVDISGHLKLETVDDLYNILQFRQKRKERKRQIHQKQPEPEILPEIVDESTFLTAVAENKLAVVEKFLSDGGDPNTSDHFERSALHKACYRGHVDVMKKLLEAGASIENKDKLDATAVHWACRGGSLPALELLLNEGGKLNSRDKLLSTPLHVAVRTGHLECAEHLIHCGADINARDREGDTPLHDAVRINRFKMIKLLLMYGANIKGKNNDGKTPMECLLLWQSGAKNILSDFKDETQSVTE is encoded by the exons ATGGGACTGCTACGTGTTGCAGATTTG GTGACGGGGCGGAGCAGTGAGGAGAAGGAGGcggaacatgtgtgtgtggaggttggGGAGTATGAGTCTGCCGTTACCCGCGAGAAACAGGacgggacacacacacacacactcctgagtgACAACACACAGGACACACAACACAACCTCAAACTCAAT gtggacATATCGGGGCATCTGAAGTTAGAGACAGTTGATGATCTGTACAACATCCTGCAGTTCAGACagaagaggaaagagaggaagagacaaaTACATCAGAAACAACCTGAACCCGAGATCCtg ccTGAAATTGTGGATGAATCGACGTTTTTAACAGCTGTAGCAGAAAATAAATTGGCTGTGGTGGAGAAGTTTCTCTCTGATGGTGGAGACCCAAACACTTCTGATCAT TTTGAGCGCTCTGCTCTGCATAAAGCGTGTTATCGAGGTCACGTCGACGTCATGAAGAAACTCCTCGAGGCCGGAGCGTCCATAGAGAACAAAGACAAG ttggatGCGACAGCAGTACACTGGGCATGTAGAGGAGGAAGTCTTCCTGCACTGGAGCTGCTGCTTAATGAAGGAGGGAAACTGAACAGCAGAGACAAA ttaCTCAGCACGCCGCTCCACGTGGCAGTTCGGACGGGTCACCTCGAGTGTGCAGAGCATCTGATCCACTGCGGAGCCGATATTAACGCTAGAGACAGA gagggaGACACACCATTGCATGACGCAGTGAGGATCAACAGGTTCAAGATGATCAAACTGCTGCTGATGTACGGCGCTAACATCAAGGGCAAAAATAAC GATGGAAAGACGCCGATGGAGTGTCTGCTCTTGTGGCAAAGCGGCGCTAAAAACATCCTGAGCGACTTTAAAGACGAGACGCAATCTGTTActgagtga